The Triticum aestivum cultivar Chinese Spring chromosome 5A, IWGSC CS RefSeq v2.1, whole genome shotgun sequence genomic sequence ggtgcgccagggggtgctggcgtgcccaggtgggttgtgcccacctggtgcaccccccctcttgttatttttgcaccaaaaaatcctaaatattcaggaaaaaacaTATACAATTTTCAGGGCATTATGAGAACTTTCATTTTTAGGTCATTTTTTTATTgtacgggaaattcagaaaacagacaaaacatggcattttattttatttaactaataaaaacagagaataaaaagtagggatagaaagtagtgcttactaaattcatcaacttcataccgttcaaaaatgatccattaataaggttgatcaagtcttatcaacaaccactttcaattagcatgaaaccgaagaactttcgtaaatcactaagttgcctcaatagggatatgcatttccccaacaataagcatttcatatttctttttgacagtaggtagaggtatttgaaaacttccaatagtgattgtcggagatttgtcaataacattaataccattcacttggaattgttttttcggaaaatgcaccgtatgctcattaccattgatatgaaaagtgaccttgcttttattgtaatcaataacagcccctgcagtattcaagaagggtctaccaaggataatcgacatgttgttgtcGTCagacatctcaagtataacaaaacagtcaaaatagtaacattagcaacaacaacgggcacattcTCACAGATAccaatgggtatagcagttgatttgttagccatttgcaaagatatttcagtaggtgtgagtttattcaagttaagtcttttatataaagagaaaggcataacactaataccaactcctaaatcacaaagcagttttcacataattatttttgatggagcaaggtatagttgatatacccggatctccaagttttttaggtactccatctttaaaagtataattagtaagcatagtggatatttcagcttccggtatttttctcttattagtgatgatgtcgtctttcatatactttgcataaggatggattttaaggatatcagtcaagagagtagcaaagcgctcaaattctttatcatcattctttttagttgacttgggtggaaaaggcatagttttttgaacccacggttctctttctttaccgtgttttctagccacgaagtctcttttgtcatatcttttattcttaggttgtgggttatcaagatcaacaggtggttctatctcaacatcattatctggttctttatcattggttgattgagagtcttcatgaacctcatcattatctttttcattatcattaggtgagtgttcattaccagattgagtttcagcatctgagatagaaacttcattttcattatcaggaggtttctctatttcaggttcactagaagtgtgcatagtcctatcatttttctttttctttttctttctagaaggactaggtgcactagtgttagctctttgtgaatcttgttcaattcttttagggtgtccctcgggataaagtggttcctgagtcattttacctcctctagttgtaactctaatagcaaagtcattcatattatgattcatttcatcaagtaattctctttgagatttagcaacttgttctaattgagtttgaatcatagaagcatgttttccaacacctctaaaatcatttgatattctaaataacaagtcactcaagcgagcaatcatatcagaattatattttaATTGTTtcgtaacatttgcattgaagtgatcttgttttctaatataattttcaaactcataaatgcattggctaggatgcatattgtgaggattgtcattttcattgaacttcatacgagaatttacctctaccaccttaggcattggtggtgtattaatcccatgtatttcttcaataggagataaattttcaacatcctcagctttaatacatttttccttcatagatttttttgcctcttacatatcttcgggactgagatataatatacccctcttcttctgagtgggtttaggcggtggttcaggaatagtccaatacCCTCCCGTGGCAAAATTAATAAGGATAAATTTATAGGCATTGGAtctgtgacttgttggatgatattcatcatgtgacagttataacctagggtcatacggcactagctccaattcatcgatataatgtaggcatgtacttcctccgtctcaaaattcttgttttagatttgtctagatgCGGATatacctaatactaaaacgtgacttgatacatctgtatttagacaaatctaagacaagaattttgggacggagggagtattctgtaaatagtcatacatactttattaaaagaacttgcatgacatcttttgtcctatcctcccgtgacagcggggtccatattggaaactaatggatattaaggcctccttttaatagagaaccagaataaagcattaacacatagtgaatacatgaactcctcaaacctaCACTCATCagcgggagtgggcccggttgttgtcactccggggttgccggatcataactgtagtaggtgactataacttgcaagatcggatctaaaacatggatataatgatgaattcataaacggttcagatctgaaatcatggcacccgagcccaaagtgacaagcattaagcatgacaaagtcatagcaacatcaatctaagaacatagtgaatactagggatcatgccctaacaaaactaactcgattacatgatgaatctcatccaattcctcatcgaccagcaagcctacgaaggaattactcaatcCTATGAGGAGCGTCATGgtattggcaatggagaagggttggtgatgacgaagaacgaaagatcccctctccggagccccaaacggatttCGGATCTGTGGCAAGAATCGTGGCGTAAACCCTAGTGCATTAAATCGGGGTGCCTCCAATTATTAAGTATAAAAGATAGTTCCTACGAACCCCATGTACGTATCTGCATATCCTTCATATATACGAGCAATGCTACACCTACGGGTTGACTATGTACGtcgtaccccgcaaaaaaaagactatGTACGTCGTACGAAGGAGATCACTTGCAACATTtcttacctaatattaaagggggATTGTTTCTCCAGTTTTTTAGGTTTACGGTGGGACCCAGAAAATTTTCGTGTTTCCTCATGCGGGCGCTTTCTCCttctcccgattggtttttgtcaAAAAAAAATATCACAGGACGTACAGAGCagcaatgggccggcccattagcataCACACAGCCCGTGCCAATAAAAGAAATTTCAAGAAAAAACACTGCACCATGAGGGATCAAACCCAGCTGCTCACGCTTGATAGCTTAGAATGCAAGCCACTAGACTAAATAAGACTTGGTGTTTAATTAGCAGTGTGAAATTTAAAATTAAGCTCATAGTCGCGTCAGATACTGAGAGAAAAACTTTTTTTAAGTGAATATATTTTTTAACACGAATTTTTTTCAAAGTTGGTAATAAAAAAATGAAACTCGAACATTTCTTTTTAAAAAGGAACATTTTTTAAACCTGACTATTTTTTAAAACACAAACAAGTTCTAGAACTACTACTGTTGTGATTAGTTTtcgaatttgcaaacatttttaaaaaCAAATATTGTTTGAGTTTTGAAATTGAAAAGTCTTTCCCGCGCAAAAAAAGAATTTGAAAAGTCAAACCGTTTTTTAAAACAAGATTTTTAAAAAAATGGAAGGTACTGTAGCTAAATTGTTTTAATCTATACCTATTAATACAACTTGGCGAGTTTTTTAAATATGCCCACCTGATGCattgttttagtttaattaattaaaCTAGAGATATGGAAAGAATCTTTTACTCTGTCGCATCTTCACGTACAACCAGTCTGACTCGGCCCAGTGACTCCTGTCAAAATACATGAGGAGTCCAACTAAGGTTTTATAGTCTATCTTACACAAACTACTCAATTTACATGATGACACGGACATATATTATGTGCATTGATTTTCCATATTATATTACCCAGATAATAAAAAAAAACTTTGTTCACGGCTCTTGATCTTCCTCGGACATGAAGGCAGCTCAACAATCGACCTGGCCAACCTTGATGAGGGACAACTGGTGCTGCGACCATCGGCGGCAAGGACGGCAAAAACGGCAAGCAGAAACATGTGTCTAATGTTGTATTGAAATGGAGGATGTGAACCTGAGGATGAGGCATTAATCATATTTATTATTTTAGGGACACAAGGGTGAGGTCTTTAATCATGCTCAATGGGTAAAGGCGTGTGAGGGTTGTTTTCTCTCGTtgtaacgcacgggcatatttgctagtgatTGAAAATAGGGGAGGATAGACCGCCCGGTGAAAATCAGGGGAGGATAGACCGCCCGGTATATATcctatttgtgtgtttattttgCCAACCAGAGAGGCCCTGACACTCCTCCATAGTAGCATTCCTCCACGTATCTAGCAGACTCGGGACGTGACAGAAGAGCAGCACCCCGGATTACCGCGTCCTCGTCCCTGATTAGCCCCCTGCCATTGAAATAATCCCCGAGGAGCTGCCCAAGCATGGGGATCCTCACACTGCCACCGACGAGAATGACCTCGTCGATGGCGTCCTTGCGGCTCTGCATCTCGGAAGTGGGAGCACCTCCCATCACCACCGTCTCCACTATTTCCATTGCTCTCTCCATGAGGGCACGGTTCAGCTCCTCGAACTTGGCTCGTGTGAGCTCCTCGTGTGAGCTCCTCGTAGATATCCGCTCCTCGAACTTGGCTCGTGTGAGCTCCTCATAAGAACACCCTCTGGGTCGCTCAGTAGCTTCTTGGCCCTCTCGCAGTCCGCCCTCAGCTTCCTGAGAGCGCCCTCATCCCCACGGATGTCCCGGAGATGCTTCTCCTTGATCAGCTCCACGAAATAGTCCACAAGCCTGCCGGTGAAGTCGTCACCTGCACAAAATGAATTCAACCAAAATTTTAGTTTCTTCCATTTGTTGCCTTGAGATGTGTATATATGAGTGCGTACCGCCCAGGTAGGGATCATGGTGTTCGTCCAAGAGATGGCCCGAGCCATCCTTGAACCTGAACTTGGCGGCGTGGCAAGTGCGGCCGCCGAGATGGAAGACGAGGATGACCTTGCGGTCGCCCCTCTTCTCATGAAGGCGGTACGCAGCCGCCGCCGCGACCTGCTCGTCcacaagcttggcagtacggaagCCACCACGCCACTGGGCAGCTTCCATGACGAGCGAACTGTGTTGAAGGCCGTTGAAGTGCCCGGGGACAGTGACCACGGCGTACCTGATCTCGCGGCCCAGATGCGCTTCCGCCATTCGCTTCAGCTCGGCTACAAGGATGCTGGCGACATCTTCGGGGAGGAATCTCTTCACGTTGCCTTCCTCAATCTCCATCTCGATGCCGCATCTTCCCAGCTGCTCGGTGAAGTGGTACGGCACTAGCTCCGCCTCTCTCTTTACCATCTCGTTGTACATCCTAGCAACAAAAGAATCAGGATCAAGAGTCAAACCAAAGGATCCATCCAACCCAATCCATTCGCCGCGGAAAAAGAGAGACAACTGGATCAACCAATTGTACCATGCAAGCTAAGATCTAGAACCAACCAAAGCAAGTAAGAAAACTACTTGCCTGATGCCAAGGAGGCGCTTGAAGCCGGAGACGGCCGTCCCAGGGCT encodes the following:
- the LOC123108366 gene encoding luminal-binding protein, translating into MAATRRIYLGVLLLLAVAASTTSGAAAFGLPRGLRPGHCASVFRTYDTVSPFMTGNTTAIHLGNTKSCVAGYGGRLDPHTAYQFCIPSWVAFTGNGTLVGEAAMNHAAVSPGTAVSGFKRLLGIRMYNEMVKREAELVPYHFTEQLGRCGIEMEIEEGNVKRFLPEDVASILVAELKRMAEAHLGREIRYAVVTVPGHFNGLQHSSLVMEAAQWRGGFRTAKLVDEQVAAAAAYRLHEKRGDRKVILVFHLGGRTCHAAKFRFKDGSGHLLDEHHDPYLGGDDFTGRLVDYFVELIKEKHLRDIRGDEGALRKLRADCERAKKLLSDPEGVLMRSSHDSHEELTRAKFEELNRALMERAMEIVETVVMGGAPTSEMQSRKDAIDEVILVGGSVRIPMLGQLLGDYFNGRGLIRDEDAVIRGAALLSRPESARYVEECYYGGVSGPLWLAK